A DNA window from Candidatus Krumholzibacteriia bacterium contains the following coding sequences:
- the pbpC gene encoding penicillin-binding protein 1C, translating to MKKWLFLTMLLTVTGLALLALCSPDEFRASRAAGRVVLDRQGRVLRHVPDEQGLRSLKAGEEEIPDRLRFAFLSAEDQRFYHHPGVDPLAIVRAALGNLRKMKVHSGASTITQQLVRQEWARKPGLAGKIEEGFRALQLELRMSKREILHHYLNLAPMGNQMKGVKLSAQMYFGKELQDLSHAECATLASLPKAPGRLNPRGSHTVELLERRNWVLSRMQEDGFLSEKECRSEKSRPLEIRRDPFPFHAPHFVNQVLEDDPDATCLQSTLDLDIQRNLERTLLAHRERLAKREARQCAALVLDNRNSTLLALAGSREYGDIDLGFNDATLAYRSPGSTLKPFLYALALEKGISAAQVLDDTSRSYRADRTEYQPGNADRKSKGAVRMRDALANSFNLSAVSLLQDIGVKEFLALLEDLQLAAPERDNSEHYGLGLAIGNMEVRLLDLAAAYATLARGGEFREIQYKAGEGRALRVLSEGACYLITDILSDPAARALGFDGLLELPFSLAWKTGSSNGFRDSWIVGYTPEYTVAAWVGNFDGKMTAGLYGAEGAGPIMADIFRSLYSGSTPGLFKRPNGITELTLCTHSGKLPGEHCERRSRELFLVGQEPDDVCQFHRESAGQHRLPARFASWVEERSRRMPLSPYSLKEASGAGSLPSIAYPFDGDHFILDENLARKGLRLRAELEEPLASVAWYDNGRLIAECSSPWNCSWLPTRGRHRIALVGPDHRGEEITVFVE from the coding sequence GTGAAGAAGTGGCTCTTCCTGACAATGCTTCTTACGGTCACGGGCCTTGCCCTTCTCGCGCTTTGCTCGCCCGATGAGTTTCGGGCGAGCAGGGCAGCGGGGCGGGTGGTTCTGGATCGACAGGGGCGCGTCCTGCGTCATGTTCCCGATGAACAGGGACTGCGATCTCTGAAAGCCGGGGAAGAGGAAATCCCCGACCGGCTTCGCTTTGCTTTTCTCTCCGCAGAAGACCAACGCTTTTATCATCATCCCGGCGTGGATCCCTTGGCCATTGTGCGAGCCGCACTGGGCAACCTTCGCAAGATGAAAGTGCACTCGGGCGCATCGACCATTACCCAGCAACTGGTCCGACAGGAGTGGGCAAGAAAGCCCGGGCTTGCCGGAAAGATCGAAGAGGGGTTCCGCGCCCTGCAACTGGAACTCCGCATGAGCAAGAGGGAGATCCTCCATCACTATCTGAATCTTGCGCCCATGGGAAACCAGATGAAGGGCGTGAAGCTGTCCGCGCAGATGTACTTCGGAAAGGAACTTCAGGATCTGAGCCACGCAGAATGCGCGACTCTTGCCTCCCTGCCCAAGGCTCCCGGGCGTTTGAATCCCCGCGGGAGCCACACTGTGGAATTGCTGGAACGCAGAAACTGGGTGCTCAGTCGCATGCAAGAGGATGGCTTTCTATCAGAAAAAGAATGCCGAAGTGAAAAGTCCCGCCCGCTTGAGATTCGTCGAGATCCATTTCCTTTTCATGCGCCTCATTTTGTGAACCAGGTATTGGAAGACGATCCCGATGCCACCTGCCTGCAAAGCACTCTGGATCTGGATATCCAAAGAAACCTGGAGAGAACCCTGCTCGCACACCGGGAGAGACTGGCCAAGAGGGAGGCCCGACAATGCGCGGCTCTCGTTCTTGACAACCGGAACTCGACGCTGCTTGCGCTGGCAGGATCGCGCGAGTATGGCGACATCGACCTGGGCTTCAATGACGCGACCCTCGCCTACCGCTCCCCCGGCTCCACGCTGAAGCCCTTTCTCTATGCACTGGCTCTGGAAAAGGGAATCTCGGCAGCACAGGTGCTGGACGACACATCCCGAAGCTATCGCGCCGACCGCACGGAGTATCAGCCGGGAAATGCAGATCGAAAGAGCAAGGGGGCTGTCCGGATGCGCGATGCTCTTGCCAATTCTTTCAACTTGTCTGCGGTTTCCCTGCTTCAGGACATTGGAGTAAAGGAGTTCCTTGCTCTTCTGGAAGATCTCCAACTGGCCGCGCCTGAACGGGACAACTCCGAACACTATGGACTGGGTCTTGCGATCGGGAACATGGAAGTCCGGCTTCTGGATCTTGCCGCAGCCTACGCGACGCTCGCCCGGGGAGGAGAGTTTCGCGAGATTCAATACAAGGCGGGAGAAGGTCGGGCCCTGCGCGTGCTTTCAGAGGGAGCCTGCTACCTGATCACCGACATTCTTTCCGACCCGGCGGCACGCGCTCTGGGATTTGATGGCCTGCTCGAGCTTCCCTTTTCCCTTGCCTGGAAGACCGGGAGCAGTAACGGGTTTCGGGACAGCTGGATTGTCGGCTACACGCCCGAGTACACCGTGGCCGCCTGGGTCGGGAACTTCGACGGCAAGATGACCGCGGGGCTTTATGGTGCAGAAGGAGCGGGACCGATCATGGCCGACATCTTTCGCTCTCTTTACAGCGGATCCACGCCCGGCTTGTTCAAGAGACCGAATGGAATTACAGAACTCACTCTCTGCACCCATTCGGGAAAACTCCCCGGGGAACACTGCGAGCGTCGATCGAGGGAACTGTTTCTCGTGGGCCAGGAGCCGGACGATGTTTGTCAATTCCATCGCGAAAGCGCAGGACAGCATCGGCTACCCGCGCGCTTTGCAAGCTGGGTAGAGGAACGCTCCCGCAGGATGCCCCTCTCTCCCTATTCGCTGAAAGAAGCGAGCGGCGCAGGCAGCCTGCCCTCCATTGCCTATCCCTTTGATGGCGACCATTTCATTCTCGACGAAAATCTCGCGCGCAAGGGCCTTCGGCTTCGTGCGGAACTGGAAGAACCGCTTGCCAGCGTTGCCTGGTATGACAACGGTCGCCTGATCGCAGAATGTTCCTCTCCCTGGAACTGCAGCTGGCTTCCTACAAGAGGCCGGCACCGCATTGCTCTTGTCGGTCCCGACCATCGGGGCGAGGAGATCACGGTCTTCGTCGAGTAG